Proteins from one Nerophis lumbriciformis linkage group LG08, RoL_Nlum_v2.1, whole genome shotgun sequence genomic window:
- the nkx2.4a gene encoding NK2 homeobox 4a isoform X1 produces the protein MSLSPKHTTPFSVTDILSPIEETYKKFGAMDGAGNLTSPLGAYRQPQVSQSGMQQHSMGHNAGVAAAYHMPHSVSQFSHSAMGGYCNGSIGNMGELPSYQESMRNSAAATGWYSNPDPRYSTISRFMGPSTGMNMAAMGGLTGMADASKSMPVLHAAPRRKRRVLFSQAQVYELERRFKQQKYLSAPEREHLASMIHLTPTQVKIWFQNHRYKMKRQAKDKAAQQLQQQSQQQQQQQQQQDGTMCQQQAQSPRRVAVPVLVKDGKPCQNGSNTPTPNQQQQAVQQNGAGVVLGQQHQNQQQVNALDLEDLSPSPPSLHSQLSMAQIDSSAVDYTNNMVSSNLLYGRTW, from the exons ATGTCGTTGAGCCCAAAGCACACAACGCCTTTTTCAGTGACAGATATTTTGAGCCCAATCGAGGAGACCTACAAGAAGTTTGGTGCCATGGACGGCGCAGGGAACCTAACCTCTCCACTGGGAGCCTACCGGCAGCCGCAGGTGTCTCAGAGCGGCATGCAGCAGCACTCCATGGGCCACAACGCCGGCGTGGCGGCCGCCTACCACATGCCGCACTCCGTGTCCCAGTTCTCCCACAGCGCCATGGGGGGATACTGCAATGGGAGCATTGGCAACATGGGCGAGCTGCCGTCCTACCAGGAGAGCATGAGGAATAGTGCAGCAGCAACAGGCTGGTACAGCAACCCGGACCCAAGATACTCCACCA TTTCTAGATTCATGGGACCTTCCACAGGTATGAACATGGCGGCCATGGGGGGTCTCACCGGGATGGCGGACGCCTCCAAATCCATGCCGGTGCTGCACGCCGCACCCCGGAGGAAGCGGCGCGTCCTCTTCTCGCAGGCTCAAGTCTACGAGCTGGAGAGGAGGTTCAAGCAGCAGAAGTACCTGTCGGCGCCGGAGAGGGAGCACCTGGCGAGCATGATCCACCTGACGCCGACCCAGGTGAAGATCTGGTTCCAGAACCATCGGTACAAGATGAAGCGCCAAGCCAAGGACAAGGCGGCGCAGCAGCTGCAGCAGCagagccaacaacaacaacaacaacaacaacaacaggacgGGACCATGTGCCAACAACAGGCCCAGTCCCCGCGGCGCGTAGCCGTACCGGTTCTGGTCAAGGACGGAAAACCGTGCCAGAACGGTTCCAACACGCCGACGCCGAACCAGCAGCAACAAGCTGTGCAACAGAACGGAGCCGGTGTGGTGCTGGGCCAGCAGCACCAGAACCAGCAGCAGGTGAACGCTTTGGACCTGGAGGACTTGTCTCCGAGTCCCCCTTCTCTGCACAGCCAGCTCAGCATGGCGCAAATTGACAGTTCTGCCGTAGATTACACCAACAACATGGTCAGCTCGAACCTCCTTTACGGCAGGACGTGGTAG
- the nkx2.4a gene encoding NK2 homeobox 4a isoform X2: MSLSPKHTTPFSVTDILSPIEETYKKFGAMDGAGNLTSPLGAYRQPQVSQSGMQQHSMGHNAGVAAAYHMPHSVSQFSHSAMGGYCNGSIGNMGELPSYQESMRNSAAATGWYSNPDPRYSTSMNMAAMGGLTGMADASKSMPVLHAAPRRKRRVLFSQAQVYELERRFKQQKYLSAPEREHLASMIHLTPTQVKIWFQNHRYKMKRQAKDKAAQQLQQQSQQQQQQQQQQDGTMCQQQAQSPRRVAVPVLVKDGKPCQNGSNTPTPNQQQQAVQQNGAGVVLGQQHQNQQQVNALDLEDLSPSPPSLHSQLSMAQIDSSAVDYTNNMVSSNLLYGRTW, from the exons ATGTCGTTGAGCCCAAAGCACACAACGCCTTTTTCAGTGACAGATATTTTGAGCCCAATCGAGGAGACCTACAAGAAGTTTGGTGCCATGGACGGCGCAGGGAACCTAACCTCTCCACTGGGAGCCTACCGGCAGCCGCAGGTGTCTCAGAGCGGCATGCAGCAGCACTCCATGGGCCACAACGCCGGCGTGGCGGCCGCCTACCACATGCCGCACTCCGTGTCCCAGTTCTCCCACAGCGCCATGGGGGGATACTGCAATGGGAGCATTGGCAACATGGGCGAGCTGCCGTCCTACCAGGAGAGCATGAGGAATAGTGCAGCAGCAACAGGCTGGTACAGCAACCCGGACCCAAGATACTCCACCA GTATGAACATGGCGGCCATGGGGGGTCTCACCGGGATGGCGGACGCCTCCAAATCCATGCCGGTGCTGCACGCCGCACCCCGGAGGAAGCGGCGCGTCCTCTTCTCGCAGGCTCAAGTCTACGAGCTGGAGAGGAGGTTCAAGCAGCAGAAGTACCTGTCGGCGCCGGAGAGGGAGCACCTGGCGAGCATGATCCACCTGACGCCGACCCAGGTGAAGATCTGGTTCCAGAACCATCGGTACAAGATGAAGCGCCAAGCCAAGGACAAGGCGGCGCAGCAGCTGCAGCAGCagagccaacaacaacaacaacaacaacaacaacaggacgGGACCATGTGCCAACAACAGGCCCAGTCCCCGCGGCGCGTAGCCGTACCGGTTCTGGTCAAGGACGGAAAACCGTGCCAGAACGGTTCCAACACGCCGACGCCGAACCAGCAGCAACAAGCTGTGCAACAGAACGGAGCCGGTGTGGTGCTGGGCCAGCAGCACCAGAACCAGCAGCAGGTGAACGCTTTGGACCTGGAGGACTTGTCTCCGAGTCCCCCTTCTCTGCACAGCCAGCTCAGCATGGCGCAAATTGACAGTTCTGCCGTAGATTACACCAACAACATGGTCAGCTCGAACCTCCTTTACGGCAGGACGTGGTAG